The region TGGGCATGATGTACGGCAACCTGGTGCCCAAGGACGCGGTGCCGATGCAAAACCTGGGCATGTTCGGCGAAACGGTCGTCGATGAGCTCATGGTGCGGCGCGTGGGCCGCGGTGCCGGGGCGATGGCCGCCGCCGTGCCGATGGCGGCGCCAGCGCCCGAGGCCGCGGCTCTCGAAGGCGCGCCGGCCGGCGCCATGGCGCTACAGAAGAGCGCGGCGGCCGATCGCGCGGTCGAGTTGGTGCAACCGACCGTGCGCAAGGAGTTTGCCGACACGGCCTACTGGGCCGCGGATCTGAAGCCCGACGCCCAGGGAATCGTCAACGTTTCGCTGAAGATGCCCGAGAACCTGACGACCTGGCGGATTCGCGCCTGGACGATGGGCCCCGGCACGCAGGTGGGCGAGGCGTCGTCCGAGGTCCGGACGCGCAAGAACCTGATCGTCCGGCTGCAGGCCCCGCGGTTCTTTGTCGAGCGCGACGAAGTCGTCCTCTCGGCCAACGTGCACAACTACCTGGCCGGCGAAAAGTCGGTGCAAGTGGCGCTCGAACTCGACGGGCCGGCGCTGGCGGCGCTCGACGAGTCGACCCGGACGGTCACGATTCCAGCCGGTGGCGAAGCGCGCGTCGATTGGCGCGTAAAGGCCGTGGCCGAAGGCGAGGCCGTCGTGCGCATGAAAGCACTCAGCGATGAGGAGTCGGACGCCGTCGAGCAGCGGTTCCCCGTCAAGGTGCATGGCATGCTCAAGACCGAGTCGGTCGCCGGCGCCCTGCGTCCCGACGACGAGCAGGCCCGGCTGACGATCAACATCCCGGCCGAGCGCCGGCCGGAGCTGTCGCGGCTCGAACTGCGCTATTCGCCGAGCCTGGCCTATGCGATGGTCGACGCGCTGCCGTACCTGGCCGAGTATCCCTACGGCTGCACCGAGCAGACGCTCAACCGGTTCGTGCCGGCCGTGATCACGGCCAACGTCCTGCGAAAGCTGGGGCTCGATCTGGCCGCGATCGAGAACAAACGCGTCAATCTCAACGCGCAGGAAATCGGCGATCCGGCCGAGCGCGCCCGGCGCTGGAAGCACTGGGAGCGCAATCCGGTGTTCGAAGAGGCGACCTTGAACGACATGGTCGCCGAGGGAGTCAAGCGGCTCACCGAGATGCAGTTGTCCGACGGCGGCTGGGGCTGGTTCTCCGGGTGGGGCGAATCGTCCGGACCCCACACCACGGCGACGGTCGTGCATGGCTTGCAAGTGGCCCAGGGCAATGGCCTGGCGCTCGTGCCGGGCGTGCTGGAAAACGGCGTCGAGTGGCTCAAGCGCTATCAGGCCGAACAAGTGCAGATGCTCACGAACGCGGCCACGAAGACCGAACCCTACAAGACGTTGGCCGACGAGATCGACGCCTTGGTCTACATGGTGCTGGCTGATGCCGACGTGGCCGACGCCGCGATGCGCGAGTTTATCTACCGCGATCGCCAGCACCTGTCCGTCTATAGCAAGGCGATGTTCGCGCTGGCCCTGCACAAGCAGCAACAGCGCGAGCAGCTCGAGATGCTGGTGCGCAACATCGAGCAATTCGTGGTCGAGGACGATGAAAACCAGACTGCCTGGCTGCGCCTGCCGGAGGGCAACGCCTGGTGGAACTGGTACGGCAGCGAATACGAATCGCAGGCCTATTACCTGAAGCTCTTGGCCAAGGTCGATCCGCAAGGCCGGCGCGCGTCGCGCGTGGCCAAATACCTGATCAACAATCGCCGCCACGGCACGTGGTGGAACTCGACCCGCGATACGGCCCTGTGCATCGAGGCGCTGGCCGAATTCATCCAGGCCAGCGGCGAGGGCCGGCCCGAGATGACCGTCGAACTCTGGGTCGACGGCCGCCAGCAACGGGCCGTCGAAATCACGCCGGCCAACCTGTTCCAGTTCGACAACGTGCTGGTTCTCGAGGGCGACGCCCTGACGACCGGCCAGCACACGATCGAGATTCGCAAGCGCGGGCGCGGACCGTTGTACTACAACGCCTACACGACCAACTTCACGCTCGAGGAGTTCATCACGGCGGCCGGACTGGAAGTCAAAGTCCAGCGCAAGCTGTACCGCCTGGTGCCCGAGGAAGCGACGGCCACCGTCGCGGGCAGCCGCGGGCAGGTGGTGGCGCAGCGCGTCGAAAAATATCGCCGCGAAGAGCTTACGAGTCCCGGCCAGTTGACCAGCGGCGACCTCGTCGAGGTCGAGCTGGTGATCGACAGCAAGAACGACTACGAGTATGTGATCTTCGAAGACCTCAAGGCGGCGGGCTGCGAGCCGGTCGAGCTGCTCAGCGGCTACGTCGGCCACGGTTTGGGCGCCTACCAGGAACTGCGCGACGATCGAGCCAGTTTCTTCGTCCGCTTCCTGCCGCGCGGAACCCACAGCCTGACCTACCGGTTGCGAGCCGAGGTACCGGGGCAGTTTAGCGCGCTACCGGCCCGTGCCTGGGCGATGTATGCCCCGGAACTGAAGGGAAATTCAGACGAGGCGAAGCTGTCGATCGCCGATCGTGAAGAACCCTAAGACCAGGTCGGACATTCGCTTGCCAGTCCGTTGGAAGCGGATTGGAATAGAGATCGAATGCCGTCGCATGCGCAAACACCCCCCCGTCGCCCGAACGTGAGCCCGCGCCGGACAACCGGCGCAGATTCGCCGCGTGGCGCTTTCACGTTAATCGAGCTGTTGGTGGTCATCGCCATCGTGGCGATCCTGCTGGCCCTGCTGCTGCCCGCCGTGGGTGCAGCCCGGGGCGCGGCACAGCGGATGCAATGCGCCAACCACCTCAAGCAGTTGGGCTTGGCGCTGCACAACTACAACACCGCGACCGGCTCGTTTCCCAGCGGCGTCACCTACGGTGCCTACGACAACCCTCCCGACTTTGCCCACGGCAAGCTGGGCCGGCTGGCGCCCTATCAAACGGGCTTCTCGGCGCTGCTGCCCTACGTGGAGCAAAACTTGCGGTCGGGCGGGACCTATCAGGCCAACCAGCCCTGGTTCCGGCAGTCGTCGGCCTATGCCTCGCACGTCGTACCGGTGCTCGAATGCCCCAGCAATGGGGGCAAATCGAACCCGGTGACGACGCGTTATTTGAATACCTTTCTGGCCAAGCTGAACTCGGCGCTGCCCGAGCCGCTGTCGATCGGCGATGCTTTTGCGACGACCGACTACCTGCTCTCCAAGGGTATCAACGACGCCTGGTGCCCCGCGGCGGGGGCCATCGCCGATTGGGACTCGCTGAGCGCCACCAGCGGGCTGGCCGGATACGCCGTGACCGAACGCGGAATGTTCGACATTTCCTTCCCGGTCGAGTCGGCCAACCACGGGGCGAGCTTTGCCTGCCGGACCAACATGATTCACGACGGGCTGAGCTACACCTTTGCCATGGGCGAAGGTGCGCAAGGGCCCCGCTGGCAAATCTGCACGCGAGGCGTCGGCGTGCTGAAGACGCCGTGCCAGCCGTTGTGCTGGAAAGGCACCGGCCTGCCAGGCACGTGCACCACGGCCAACAGCCAGTCGCTGCCCGCGTGGCAATTCTGGATGATGAGCCCCAATTTGAGCGACGCGCAAACGCGCGGGCTGTACCTGGCGAGCATTTTTGGCTGCACGCTCGACAAGTTGAACACCAATCCGGTGACTCACACGGTGATCAACACCAATCTGACGGCGCTAGTGAATTGCCGCGCCAGTGAAGACTGGGACGGGTCCGGGCCGGCGCTGGGCGGCGGCGCACACCGCACGAGTGGTTTCCGCAGCGATCACGCCGGAGGCGGACACTTCCTGTTTGCCGATGGCACGGTCCGCTTCGTGCAGGACAACATCGACCTCGACACCTACCGGGCGTTATCGACCATTCAGGGTAACGAATTACCGTTGACGACTGCCCCTTGATCGCCACCCCGGGGTGCAGCGCTCGGCGCAAAAAAAAAAAACCAGCACGGGCCGCTGGCCCGTGCTGGTGGTGCTTTGGTTGTTGCGCGTCTTTAGTAAGGCTGCCGCGCTGCCCAGCGGACAGCCATGCGGCCGGTACGCACGTCGAGCACGAGCAGTTCGAAGTCGGAGTCTTGACCGGCCAGCACGCGCTGCACGCACGACGGACCGTAAACCTGGTCGCCGTTGATGCGGACGATGATGTCGCCCGGTTCGACGCCGGCGCGATAGGCAGCGCCCCAAGGCTGCACGTCGATGACCTGGATACCGTAGCCCGAGAGCCGGACGCCACGCAGGCCCAAGATCGGCTCGTAGAACGTCGCCGGCACGACCGGGGTCGGCACATAGTGCGGCTGCGGAACCAGGTAGGGCGTCGGTTGCGTGACCACGTAATGCGGTTGCTGCGGAACGACGTAGCGCGTCACGCTCGGCGAGGTCGGCGTGCCGTAATGGTAGCTGTACGACTCATTCTTTTTCTGGCCGCGGCGCGAACGATATCGGGCTGCCTGGGCGCTTTCGACCTGCGCGCTCAACCGCTGCAGCGAAGGCGCAAAACCCTTCGGCGCAAAGCCGTCGCCCGCCAGGGACTGAGCGGCGGGGCTCAACAGGCCAGCGACAAACACGCAACGCAACGCACGATTGGACCAACGATTTGCGATTCCGGCGAACATGGGTGCACTCCTGGGCAGGATTGGTGAATCGACAGCCGCCAGC is a window of Pirellulales bacterium DNA encoding:
- a CDS encoding alpha-2-macroglobulin, with the translated sequence GMMYGNLVPKDAVPMQNLGMFGETVVDELMVRRVGRGAGAMAAAVPMAAPAPEAAALEGAPAGAMALQKSAAADRAVELVQPTVRKEFADTAYWAADLKPDAQGIVNVSLKMPENLTTWRIRAWTMGPGTQVGEASSEVRTRKNLIVRLQAPRFFVERDEVVLSANVHNYLAGEKSVQVALELDGPALAALDESTRTVTIPAGGEARVDWRVKAVAEGEAVVRMKALSDEESDAVEQRFPVKVHGMLKTESVAGALRPDDEQARLTINIPAERRPELSRLELRYSPSLAYAMVDALPYLAEYPYGCTEQTLNRFVPAVITANVLRKLGLDLAAIENKRVNLNAQEIGDPAERARRWKHWERNPVFEEATLNDMVAEGVKRLTEMQLSDGGWGWFSGWGESSGPHTTATVVHGLQVAQGNGLALVPGVLENGVEWLKRYQAEQVQMLTNAATKTEPYKTLADEIDALVYMVLADADVADAAMREFIYRDRQHLSVYSKAMFALALHKQQQREQLEMLVRNIEQFVVEDDENQTAWLRLPEGNAWWNWYGSEYESQAYYLKLLAKVDPQGRRASRVAKYLINNRRHGTWWNSTRDTALCIEALAEFIQASGEGRPEMTVELWVDGRQQRAVEITPANLFQFDNVLVLEGDALTTGQHTIEIRKRGRGPLYYNAYTTNFTLEEFITAAGLEVKVQRKLYRLVPEEATATVAGSRGQVVAQRVEKYRREELTSPGQLTSGDLVEVELVIDSKNDYEYVIFEDLKAAGCEPVELLSGYVGHGLGAYQELRDDRASFFVRFLPRGTHSLTYRLRAEVPGQFSALPARAWAMYAPELKGNSDEAKLSIADREEP
- a CDS encoding DUF1559 domain-containing protein; this encodes MPSHAQTPPRRPNVSPRRTTGADSPRGAFTLIELLVVIAIVAILLALLLPAVGAARGAAQRMQCANHLKQLGLALHNYNTATGSFPSGVTYGAYDNPPDFAHGKLGRLAPYQTGFSALLPYVEQNLRSGGTYQANQPWFRQSSAYASHVVPVLECPSNGGKSNPVTTRYLNTFLAKLNSALPEPLSIGDAFATTDYLLSKGINDAWCPAAGAIADWDSLSATSGLAGYAVTERGMFDISFPVESANHGASFACRTNMIHDGLSYTFAMGEGAQGPRWQICTRGVGVLKTPCQPLCWKGTGLPGTCTTANSQSLPAWQFWMMSPNLSDAQTRGLYLASIFGCTLDKLNTNPVTHTVINTNLTALVNCRASEDWDGSGPALGGGAHRTSGFRSDHAGGGHFLFADGTVRFVQDNIDLDTYRALSTIQGNELPLTTAP
- a CDS encoding PDZ domain-containing protein; its protein translation is MFAGIANRWSNRALRCVFVAGLLSPAAQSLAGDGFAPKGFAPSLQRLSAQVESAQAARYRSRRGQKKNESYSYHYGTPTSPSVTRYVVPQQPHYVVTQPTPYLVPQPHYVPTPVVPATFYEPILGLRGVRLSGYGIQVIDVQPWGAAYRAGVEPGDIIVRINGDQVYGPSCVQRVLAGQDSDFELLVLDVRTGRMAVRWAARQPY